The proteins below are encoded in one region of Anaerosporomusa subterranea:
- the atpE gene encoding ATP synthase F0 subunit C: MEKAIIVGCSVFAAAIIASVAAFAAAKSDSVVTTKAIESIARQPEAKQSILVTMLISVGLIESIPIIAAVIAIVLVFANPFLK, translated from the coding sequence ATGGAAAAAGCTATTATCGTTGGCTGTTCCGTCTTTGCTGCTGCGATTATCGCCAGCGTTGCTGCCTTTGCAGCCGCCAAGAGCGACAGCGTCGTAACTACGAAGGCGATTGAGAGCATTGCCAGACAACCGGAAGCGAAACAGTCCATTCTGGTAACCATGTTGATTTCGGTTGGTTTGATCGAGTCTATCCCCATCATTGCCGCCGTTATCGCCATTGTTCTGGTATTTGCCAACCCGTTTTTGAAGTAA
- the atpG gene encoding ATP synthase F1 subunit gamma, producing the protein MPSTGDIRRRIKSVKNIQQITKAMKMVAAARLRKAQEKALASKPYTDKIIEVLTNVAQHASDVSHPLLTVREVNRIGYLILSADKGLAGAYSSNVIKEALPFVSGKDNVGINAVGRKTRDYFKRRGYAIDREYTGFSERPGYQDAVRLAQEMATAYTSGEYDEIHIVYTRFFSPGHFRPATMKLLPMDTPRKASDDEADDNSLETIIFEPSAQEVLELLLPKYLETVIYGTLIQSAASELGARMMAMSSATDNAQDLISKLVLNYNKVRQANITREITEIVGGAEALK; encoded by the coding sequence ATGCCAAGCACAGGAGATATACGCCGCCGCATCAAAAGTGTAAAAAACATACAGCAAATTACCAAAGCCATGAAAATGGTTGCTGCCGCGCGGCTCAGAAAGGCGCAGGAGAAAGCGCTAGCCTCCAAGCCATATACTGATAAGATTATCGAGGTCTTGACTAACGTGGCGCAACACGCGTCAGATGTCAGCCATCCGTTATTAACCGTCAGGGAAGTGAACCGGATCGGCTATCTGATTCTGAGCGCTGATAAGGGCCTAGCTGGCGCCTATTCATCAAATGTTATTAAGGAAGCGCTGCCATTCGTGTCTGGGAAAGATAATGTCGGGATCAACGCTGTTGGGCGCAAAACCCGGGATTACTTTAAGCGCCGGGGCTATGCCATTGACCGGGAGTATACCGGTTTTTCAGAGCGGCCTGGCTATCAGGATGCGGTGCGATTGGCGCAAGAGATGGCAACTGCCTATACGTCTGGTGAATATGACGAGATTCATATTGTTTACACCCGCTTCTTCTCGCCTGGTCACTTCCGGCCGGCAACAATGAAATTATTGCCTATGGATACACCTCGCAAAGCAAGCGATGATGAGGCTGACGATAATTCACTAGAAACAATTATTTTTGAACCGTCAGCCCAAGAAGTGCTTGAACTGCTTCTGCCTAAGTATCTCGAAACTGTTATTTATGGGACTCTGATCCAATCTGCCGCCAGCGAGCTAGGCGCGCGGATGATGGCCATGAGTTCTGCCACTGATAATGCACAAGATTTGATTTCAAAGCTCGTTCTCAACTACAACAAAGTGCGTCAAGCTAACATCACCCGCGAGATCACGGAAATCGTGGGCGGCGCTGAAGCGCTGAAGTAA
- the atpD gene encoding F0F1 ATP synthase subunit beta, giving the protein MNNTGRVIQVIGPVVDVEFLPEQLPAIYNAVVIEGDNAGIKVNIVAEVMQHLGDNTVRCVAMSSTDGLMRGMQAVDTGSAIKVPVGKGTLGRVFNVLGQPVDHNPDAVEADDYWPIHRPAPAFDEQQTSTEILETGIKVVDLIAPYSRGGKIGLFGGAGVGKTVLIMELIRNIATEHGGFSVFAGVGERTREGNDLWAEMKESGVIDKTALVYGQMNEPPGARMRVGLTGLTMAEYFRDTQGQDVLLFVDNIFRFIQAGSEVSALLGRMPSAVGYQPTLGTDVGALQERITSTKKGSITSVQAVYVPADDLTDPAPAATFAHLDATTVLSRQIAELGIYPAVDPLDSSSRILDPHVIGDEHYQVARGVQEVLQRYKELQDIIAILGMEELSDEDRLTVARARKIQRFLSQPFFVAEVFTGSPGKYVPLKETIRGFKEIIDGLHDDLPEGAFYMVGTIDEAVEKARKMKGE; this is encoded by the coding sequence GTGAATAACACCGGTCGTGTAATCCAAGTCATTGGTCCGGTTGTTGACGTGGAATTCCTGCCTGAGCAGCTTCCCGCCATCTATAATGCTGTCGTCATTGAAGGCGACAACGCCGGGATCAAAGTGAACATCGTAGCTGAAGTCATGCAACATCTGGGTGATAATACTGTCCGCTGTGTAGCCATGTCATCCACTGACGGCCTGATGCGCGGCATGCAGGCCGTCGATACCGGATCGGCGATAAAAGTTCCGGTCGGTAAAGGCACTCTTGGCCGTGTTTTCAATGTGCTCGGCCAGCCTGTCGATCATAATCCAGATGCAGTAGAAGCAGATGACTATTGGCCGATTCATCGGCCAGCGCCTGCATTTGACGAACAGCAAACTTCAACCGAAATTCTCGAAACTGGTATTAAAGTTGTTGACCTGATTGCACCCTACTCCCGGGGCGGCAAAATCGGCTTGTTCGGTGGCGCAGGCGTAGGTAAGACAGTTCTAATCATGGAGCTGATTCGTAATATCGCTACCGAGCATGGCGGCTTCTCCGTCTTTGCCGGAGTCGGCGAGCGTACTCGTGAAGGAAATGACCTCTGGGCAGAAATGAAGGAATCTGGCGTTATTGACAAAACCGCGCTAGTTTACGGCCAGATGAATGAACCTCCCGGTGCACGTATGCGTGTCGGTCTGACTGGACTGACAATGGCAGAATACTTCCGTGATACGCAGGGGCAAGACGTTTTGCTGTTTGTTGATAACATTTTCCGGTTTATTCAGGCCGGTTCCGAAGTATCAGCTCTCTTAGGCCGCATGCCGTCTGCCGTTGGCTATCAGCCTACTCTGGGCACTGACGTTGGCGCCCTGCAAGAGCGTATTACCTCGACCAAAAAAGGATCCATCACCTCAGTACAGGCAGTCTATGTTCCTGCCGATGACTTGACTGACCCGGCGCCTGCGGCGACGTTTGCCCATCTTGACGCGACCACAGTTCTATCGCGTCAGATCGCCGAGCTTGGCATCTATCCGGCAGTTGATCCGCTGGATTCGAGTTCTCGTATCCTTGATCCGCACGTTATTGGCGATGAGCATTATCAGGTCGCCCGCGGCGTGCAGGAAGTGCTGCAACGTTATAAAGAATTGCAGGATATTATTGCAATCTTGGGCATGGAAGAACTCTCAGACGAAGACAGACTGACAGTTGCCCGCGCCCGTAAAATTCAGCGTTTCCTTAGCCAGCCGTTCTTCGTCGCTGAGGTGTTCACTGGTTCGCCGGGCAAATATGTCCCATTGAAAGAGACTATCCGCGGCTTTAAGGAAATCATTGACGGCCTCCATGACGATCTCCCGGAAGGGGCGTTTTATATGGTTGGCACAATTGACGAGGCAGTGGAAAAGGCACGCAAAATGAAGGGGGAATAA
- a CDS encoding glycosyltransferase family 4 protein, with the protein MTEIYIVAFTVALAASYLLTPYVKRLAIKAGALDKPDARKVHTEPIPRMGGLAIYAGFLLAVLASVHINRELFGILLGGTVILAVGIIDDLKQLPAKTKLFGQILAACVPMLFGVRIEWLTNPFGGMIYLDYLSIPLTILWIISLTNTVNLIDGLDGLAAGVSTIASVTIMLVAAQQNFWTVAIFTAALAGSALGFLQHNFNPAKIFMGDTGSMFLGYMLAAVSALGTVKSAATIALVVPIVALGLPIMDTAFAIIRRFNSGKPIFKPDKGHLHHRLLAMGLTQKQVVLLMYVISACLGVSAILLTEANLYSTVLILLLLLVLAGVVARKTGVLKDVGSAESH; encoded by the coding sequence ATGACGGAAATTTATATTGTAGCATTTACAGTCGCTTTGGCTGCAAGTTATTTACTGACTCCGTATGTCAAGCGTCTTGCCATTAAAGCAGGGGCACTGGATAAGCCGGATGCGCGCAAAGTGCATACAGAGCCGATTCCGCGCATGGGTGGTCTGGCGATTTATGCTGGCTTTTTGTTGGCAGTCCTGGCAAGTGTTCATATTAATCGCGAACTGTTCGGGATTCTTCTTGGCGGCACTGTTATTTTGGCTGTTGGTATTATCGATGATTTGAAACAATTGCCTGCCAAAACTAAATTGTTTGGCCAGATTTTAGCGGCTTGTGTGCCAATGTTGTTTGGCGTTCGGATCGAATGGCTGACCAATCCGTTTGGCGGTATGATTTATCTCGACTATTTGTCTATTCCGCTGACTATCCTTTGGATAATTAGCTTAACAAATACGGTGAATTTAATTGATGGCCTCGACGGCCTGGCAGCAGGGGTTTCCACCATTGCCTCTGTTACGATTATGTTGGTGGCTGCGCAACAAAACTTTTGGACTGTGGCGATTTTCACGGCCGCACTGGCTGGGAGCGCACTTGGCTTTTTACAGCATAATTTTAACCCGGCGAAGATCTTCATGGGTGACACAGGAAGCATGTTCTTAGGTTATATGCTGGCAGCGGTGTCAGCGCTGGGGACTGTTAAGAGTGCGGCAACCATTGCGTTGGTTGTGCCGATTGTCGCTCTGGGCCTGCCAATTATGGATACTGCGTTTGCGATTATTCGCCGCTTTAACAGCGGTAAACCGATATTTAAACCAGACAAGGGCCATTTGCACCATCGCCTGCTGGCAATGGGGTTGACTCAAAAACAAGTCGTTCTGTTGATGTATGTCATTAGCGCCTGTCTTGGTGTCAGCGCTATCCTGCTGACTGAAGCTAATCTGTATTCCACAGTTCTCATCCTGCTGCTGCTGCTGGTACTCGCCGGCGTAGTTGCGCGGAAGACTGGAGTACTGAAAGATGTGGGCTCGGCAGAAAGCCACTAA
- the wecB gene encoding non-hydrolyzing UDP-N-acetylglucosamine 2-epimerase yields MKKLKIMTIFGTRPEAIKMAPVVLELAKYPDQITPVVAVTAQHREMLDQVLRLFGIKPDYDLDIMSEGQTLYDITSRALVGLRDVLSTERPDMVLVHGDTTTTFAGALAAYYQQIPVGHVEAGLRTRNKYSPFPEEMNRKLTGSLADLHFAPTATARQSLLSEAVSEADIFVTGNTVIDALLATVDSQYQFSDSLLSSIDYHKQRVILVTTHRRENLGEPMRQVYQALKRIVGEFPDVEIVFPVHRNPKVREVVNSVLGGIARVHLCDPLDYQPFANLMARSTLILTDSGGIQEEAPALGKPVLVLRDTTERPEAIAAGTVKLIGTAEETVYRETSALLSDQSQYRAMSEAVNPYGDGLASARIVQTLLWRNDLAPVRPQPFHDRF; encoded by the coding sequence ATGAAAAAACTCAAAATCATGACAATCTTCGGCACTCGGCCTGAGGCGATTAAGATGGCGCCAGTTGTGCTCGAGCTGGCTAAGTATCCGGATCAGATTACGCCGGTGGTGGCGGTAACAGCTCAGCATCGCGAGATGCTTGATCAGGTTTTGCGCCTGTTTGGCATTAAGCCCGACTATGACCTGGATATTATGTCTGAGGGGCAGACTCTTTATGATATTACCAGCCGCGCCCTGGTTGGACTGCGTGACGTGCTATCAACTGAACGTCCAGACATGGTGTTGGTCCATGGTGATACGACAACAACCTTTGCTGGCGCGTTGGCAGCTTATTACCAACAGATTCCTGTCGGCCATGTTGAAGCTGGCTTGCGGACTAGAAATAAGTACTCTCCTTTTCCGGAGGAAATGAATCGTAAGCTTACCGGTTCTCTGGCAGATTTGCATTTTGCTCCCACTGCCACTGCGCGTCAGTCGCTGCTTTCTGAGGCGGTTTCTGAAGCTGATATTTTTGTCACTGGCAACACAGTTATTGATGCCCTATTAGCAACAGTGGATTCTCAGTATCAATTTAGTGATAGCCTGTTATCCTCTATTGACTACCATAAGCAACGTGTCATTTTGGTTACCACACACCGGCGAGAAAATTTGGGCGAACCGATGCGTCAAGTCTATCAGGCGCTTAAACGAATTGTCGGTGAGTTTCCCGATGTCGAGATTGTTTTTCCCGTGCATCGGAATCCCAAGGTGCGGGAAGTGGTGAATTCGGTTCTTGGCGGTATTGCTAGGGTACATCTTTGCGATCCGCTTGATTATCAGCCGTTTGCGAACCTGATGGCTCGTTCAACGCTTATTTTGACTGATTCTGGCGGCATCCAGGAGGAAGCTCCGGCGCTAGGCAAACCGGTACTGGTCTTGCGTGATACCACCGAACGGCCGGAAGCTATTGCCGCAGGTACAGTAAAACTGATTGGCACGGCAGAAGAAACTGTATACAGGGAAACATCCGCCCTGTTGTCTGACCAATCGCAATATCGCGCAATGTCTGAGGCGGTTAATCCCTATGGCGACGGTCTTGCGTCGGCGCGCATTGTGCAAACCCTGCTTTGGCGAAATGATTTGGCTCCGGTTAGACCTCAGCCATTTCACGATAGATTTTGA
- the atpH gene encoding ATP synthase F1 subunit delta produces the protein MLSNQLAVKYAQALCELTKEKGILDDAEQQLSMVVSLTEQNNDLYTLLYHPLVPGAAKKETIVQLFGSELHAIVLNFLLLLVDKRREAALPAILREYTSLANELRNIVIADVTTALPLADQQEQALAAKLSAITGKTVQVQQHVDKRLIGGVVVKIGDKLIDGSVARQLTMLKAALTKIPLTKIGVTG, from the coding sequence ATGTTAAGCAATCAGCTAGCTGTCAAGTACGCACAAGCGTTATGCGAGCTGACTAAAGAAAAAGGCATTCTTGACGATGCGGAGCAACAACTCAGCATGGTGGTCAGTCTGACTGAACAAAATAATGATTTATACACTCTGTTATATCATCCGTTGGTTCCTGGCGCTGCAAAAAAAGAGACAATTGTGCAGTTGTTTGGCAGCGAACTGCATGCGATTGTGTTAAATTTCCTGCTGCTGTTAGTTGATAAGCGCCGGGAAGCGGCTTTGCCGGCCATTCTTCGCGAATACACTTCACTTGCTAATGAACTGCGCAACATTGTCATCGCTGATGTGACAACCGCCTTGCCGCTTGCTGACCAGCAAGAACAAGCTTTGGCCGCGAAGCTGAGCGCGATTACAGGCAAAACGGTACAGGTTCAGCAGCATGTCGACAAACGCCTCATCGGTGGCGTTGTTGTGAAAATCGGCGATAAGTTGATTGACGGCAGCGTGGCGCGTCAACTTACTATGCTCAAAGCTGCGCTGACGAAGATTCCACTGACAAAGATTGGGGTGACAGGCTGA
- a CDS encoding CitMHS family transporter: MLSFLGFLTVFVFLFLTMTKRVSVSMGLIIVPVITALVGGFGATMGKMMLDGIVKVAPTGIMITFAIFYFGLMLEVGMFAPLVERLIRFVKGDPLKVVLATAFLTVAVSLDGDGATTFMITISAMLPIYQRLNMSRLVLSGTICLGAGVMNLIPWGGPTARAMTTLHVDSATLFNPIIPAMLVGLVWVFAVAYYFGKKERARVGILDLNFEHEVKLTEEEAKLRRPNLLWFNIILTLVLVVALIQNLMPLPILFMVAYAIALIVNFPHPKDQMDRILAQGNNVVFVSSMIFSAGIFTGILTGTKMITAMSKTLVALIPDALSPFMPLIVALTSMPLSLVFTPDAYYFGVLPIISQTASAFGIDPVHIGRAAILGQMTTGFPLSPLTASTFILVGMAGVDLGEHQKHIFWWAFGSTVVMTIVALLIGAIRM; encoded by the coding sequence ATGTTATCGTTTTTAGGGTTTTTAACGGTTTTTGTCTTTCTGTTTCTTACTATGACCAAGCGGGTCTCGGTCTCGATGGGACTCATTATCGTCCCCGTCATTACCGCTCTTGTTGGTGGCTTTGGCGCAACCATGGGCAAAATGATGCTTGACGGCATTGTCAAGGTGGCTCCGACAGGTATTATGATCACCTTCGCAATTTTCTATTTTGGTCTAATGCTAGAAGTCGGAATGTTCGCGCCACTTGTCGAGCGTCTGATTCGTTTTGTTAAAGGCGATCCATTGAAGGTTGTCCTGGCCACAGCATTTTTGACGGTAGCGGTCTCTCTTGATGGCGACGGCGCCACTACCTTCATGATTACCATCTCGGCCATGTTACCTATCTACCAACGTTTGAACATGAGCCGTCTGGTTCTGTCAGGCACGATCTGTTTGGGTGCAGGAGTCATGAACTTGATTCCTTGGGGCGGACCGACTGCCAGAGCCATGACAACTCTGCACGTTGACTCGGCTACTCTGTTTAACCCGATTATTCCCGCCATGCTTGTCGGATTGGTCTGGGTATTTGCCGTTGCCTATTACTTTGGTAAAAAGGAAAGGGCCCGTGTTGGCATCCTTGATCTGAACTTTGAGCATGAAGTTAAATTGACTGAAGAAGAAGCCAAACTGCGCAGACCCAATCTGCTATGGTTCAACATTATCCTCACACTGGTACTGGTTGTTGCACTGATTCAGAATCTCATGCCGCTACCTATACTGTTTATGGTAGCCTATGCGATTGCCTTAATTGTAAACTTTCCCCATCCAAAAGATCAGATGGATCGCATTCTTGCACAGGGCAACAATGTTGTCTTTGTATCTTCGATGATCTTTTCGGCAGGCATCTTTACTGGCATTCTTACGGGAACAAAAATGATCACCGCCATGTCAAAAACCTTGGTCGCTCTGATTCCGGACGCTCTGAGTCCGTTTATGCCGCTTATCGTTGCCCTGACAAGCATGCCGCTGAGCTTGGTATTTACGCCTGACGCCTATTACTTTGGCGTGCTGCCGATTATCAGCCAAACGGCTTCGGCCTTCGGTATTGACCCGGTTCATATCGGTCGCGCGGCTATCTTAGGACAGATGACGACTGGTTTTCCGCTCAGTCCCCTGACAGCCTCTACCTTCATTTTGGTTGGTATGGCTGGTGTTGACCTTGGCGAGCATCAGAAACACATCTTCTGGTGGGCGTTCGGTTCCACTGTTGTCATGACAATCGTGGCTTTGCTTATCGGCGCGATTCGCATGTAG
- a CDS encoding pyruvate carboxyltransferase: MNFTMKYPKQVKIGDITIRDGLQHEEKFISTDAKLYYTEQLILAGVKRIELTNLGNPHNMPQFRDAEELLQRVRNSKSLSRAGVNWNDIELTTVTIRESAVDRAIELKKRGCGPDRILMMVSTDEQHHYANSGLTLPEYWKEAERCIRKATDVGLKVNGTVSTIWGSPISGPTDMKDAIAFTKHWLDIGATDIEHADHDGSSSPDQAYRYFAMLLDAIPNPDVHLAHFHTTRGWGLANVLAALQAGICIFESTLGGLGGQPANFMDDCPIPGTGGYYYKDPNSVGLVSTEDMLLMMEEMGIETGIDVDKILKLGVLFERTIGRRLRSAAILHGRIPKEPNDSYKRKGLKERKERLGEKSDQVFPE; encoded by the coding sequence ATGAATTTTACGATGAAATATCCCAAGCAGGTAAAAATCGGTGATATCACGATTCGTGATGGCTTGCAGCATGAGGAGAAATTCATATCTACTGATGCTAAATTGTATTATACAGAACAACTAATTCTGGCAGGCGTTAAGCGGATCGAACTGACCAACTTGGGCAACCCGCATAATATGCCGCAGTTTAGAGATGCAGAGGAGCTGCTGCAGAGAGTCAGAAACAGCAAGTCTCTCAGTCGCGCAGGCGTCAATTGGAACGATATTGAACTGACAACTGTCACAATCCGTGAGAGTGCGGTAGACCGGGCGATTGAATTGAAAAAACGCGGCTGCGGTCCTGATCGAATTCTGATGATGGTTTCAACCGATGAACAGCATCATTACGCAAATTCTGGCCTCACATTGCCTGAATATTGGAAAGAAGCCGAGCGTTGCATCAGAAAGGCAACTGATGTCGGTCTCAAGGTCAATGGCACTGTCAGTACAATCTGGGGTAGTCCGATTTCCGGGCCTACAGACATGAAGGATGCTATTGCTTTTACCAAGCATTGGCTGGATATCGGTGCAACTGATATCGAGCATGCCGACCACGACGGGTCATCGTCTCCTGATCAGGCATACCGTTACTTTGCTATGCTGTTGGACGCTATTCCGAATCCTGACGTGCATCTGGCGCACTTCCATACCACCCGCGGTTGGGGACTTGCTAATGTCCTGGCGGCTCTTCAGGCAGGTATTTGCATTTTTGAAAGCACACTCGGCGGTCTGGGCGGCCAACCCGCCAACTTCATGGATGATTGCCCAATTCCGGGAACCGGAGGTTATTACTACAAAGATCCGAATTCGGTCGGACTGGTCAGCACAGAAGATATGCTGCTGATGATGGAAGAGATGGGTATTGAGACAGGAATCGATGTTGATAAGATTCTAAAGCTGGGTGTATTGTTTGAACGGACTATCGGCCGTCGCTTGCGTTCAGCCGCCATATTGCACGGCCGGATTCCTAAAGAACCGAATGATTCCTACAAGCGTAAAGGCCTAAAAGAAAGAAAAGAGCGACTAGGAGAAAAATCCGATCAGGTTTTCCCTGAATAG
- a CDS encoding AtpZ/AtpI family protein, producing MKDGMRQVMAALSMAGTMGFAMAVNALVGGFIGRLIDGWLGTSPWGVAMGAGLGLAAGLRTLCRHVLDATNENNDEKDK from the coding sequence ATGAAAGATGGCATGCGCCAAGTTATGGCCGCGCTGTCGATGGCAGGCACGATGGGGTTTGCCATGGCAGTTAATGCATTGGTTGGCGGCTTTATTGGCAGGCTAATCGATGGCTGGCTAGGTACTTCCCCGTGGGGAGTCGCTATGGGGGCCGGGCTGGGTTTGGCTGCTGGCCTGCGCACGCTTTGCCGTCACGTCCTCGACGCGACTAACGAGAATAACGACGAGAAAGACAAGTAA
- the atpA gene encoding F0F1 ATP synthase subunit alpha: MKLRPEEITAIIKQQIESYQVDLNVDDIGTVIEVGDGIAHIHGLKKAMAGELLEFPNGVYGLVLNLEEDTVGGVLLGGETLIKEGDTVRRTGRIMQVPVGEAMVGRVVNALGQPIDGKGPIQTTEFRPVEYNAPGIADRQSVKEPLQTGIKAIDAMIPIGRGQRELIIGDRGTGKTAIAVDTILNQKGQGVICVYVAIGQKASTIARVVHILEEAGAMEYTIVVAATASDSAPLQYLAPYAGVAMGEYFMYKGGHVLCVYDDLSKHAQAYRAMSLLLRRPPGREAYPGDVFYLHSRLLERAAKLSAELGSGSITALPIIETLAGDVSAYIPTNVISITDGQIFLESELFYSGIRPAINAGISVSRVGGSAQIKAMKQVAGSLRLDLAQYRELAAFAQFGSDLDKATKAMLDRGHRLTELLKQPQYSPIPVEEQVMSIYTGVNGHLDTVPPHKVPQFEADFLKFMRASYAEIGKAIREKKALDNETEAALKKAIKEFQDTFTTEAAR; encoded by the coding sequence ATGAAACTGCGGCCAGAAGAAATTACAGCGATTATTAAACAGCAAATAGAGAGCTATCAGGTCGACCTCAATGTGGACGATATCGGTACCGTCATCGAAGTCGGCGACGGCATCGCACACATCCATGGTTTGAAAAAGGCCATGGCTGGCGAACTGCTGGAATTCCCGAACGGTGTGTATGGTTTAGTACTTAACCTTGAAGAAGACACTGTCGGCGGCGTTCTCCTTGGCGGTGAAACGCTGATTAAAGAGGGTGACACCGTACGTCGTACCGGTCGCATTATGCAGGTGCCGGTTGGCGAAGCCATGGTTGGACGGGTTGTCAACGCTCTCGGTCAGCCGATTGACGGCAAAGGACCGATTCAGACAACAGAGTTTCGTCCGGTCGAGTACAATGCTCCCGGTATTGCCGACCGCCAGTCGGTTAAAGAACCACTGCAGACAGGCATAAAAGCAATTGATGCCATGATCCCGATCGGCCGCGGTCAACGCGAACTGATTATCGGCGACCGTGGTACAGGCAAGACGGCTATTGCCGTTGATACGATCTTGAACCAAAAAGGTCAAGGCGTTATCTGTGTTTATGTCGCTATTGGTCAAAAAGCATCCACTATTGCCCGGGTTGTTCATATCCTGGAGGAAGCCGGCGCTATGGAGTATACCATCGTCGTTGCCGCGACTGCCTCTGACAGCGCACCATTGCAGTATCTGGCCCCGTATGCTGGCGTAGCCATGGGCGAATACTTTATGTATAAAGGCGGCCATGTACTGTGTGTGTACGACGATTTGTCAAAACATGCTCAGGCCTATCGTGCCATGTCGCTACTATTGCGGCGTCCTCCCGGACGTGAAGCCTATCCTGGCGACGTGTTCTATTTACACTCGCGGTTGCTGGAACGTGCGGCTAAACTTTCTGCCGAGCTAGGGTCGGGATCGATTACTGCCTTGCCGATTATCGAGACACTGGCAGGCGACGTATCCGCCTATATACCGACGAACGTTATCTCGATCACAGATGGTCAGATATTCCTGGAAAGTGAACTGTTCTACTCCGGTATCCGTCCGGCCATTAACGCCGGTATTTCCGTTTCTCGTGTTGGTGGTTCGGCTCAGATCAAAGCCATGAAACAAGTTGCCGGCAGCTTGCGTCTAGATTTGGCTCAATATCGCGAATTAGCAGCATTTGCCCAATTTGGTTCAGACCTGGATAAAGCGACCAAGGCAATGCTTGATCGCGGTCACCGTTTGACAGAATTGTTAAAGCAACCGCAATATAGCCCGATCCCGGTTGAAGAACAGGTCATGAGCATATACACAGGTGTCAACGGACATCTTGATACTGTGCCCCCGCATAAGGTTCCCCAGTTCGAGGCAGATTTCCTGAAGTTTATGCGCGCGAGCTATGCGGAGATTGGCAAGGCGATCCGTGAGAAAAAGGCCTTGGACAATGAAACTGAAGCGGCTCTAAAAAAAGCCATAAAGGAATTTCAAGACACATTTACAACTGAAGCGGCGAGGTGA
- the atpF gene encoding F0F1 ATP synthase subunit B encodes MIDLNATLLAQIINFFILLFLLTKLAWKPLLAALAERQARITNNLESAERDRVAAEQMKADYQNQMQQAKSDALAIVDKAMKLAEETKTEIIASAREEHARLLAAAQEQIARERQQALEDIRSEIVVLSLAAATKVIGQSVDEKVNARLVDEFISKLDDQKQGGLPC; translated from the coding sequence TTGATTGATCTGAATGCAACGCTGTTAGCGCAAATTATAAATTTTTTCATTCTGCTATTCCTATTAACCAAGCTGGCATGGAAACCGCTGCTTGCGGCCTTAGCCGAGCGCCAGGCGCGCATTACTAACAACCTGGAAAGCGCCGAGCGCGATCGGGTTGCGGCTGAGCAAATGAAAGCAGATTATCAGAATCAAATGCAGCAAGCCAAGAGCGATGCGTTAGCTATCGTTGATAAGGCTATGAAACTAGCAGAAGAGACAAAAACTGAGATCATCGCCAGCGCTCGGGAGGAACATGCCCGTCTGCTTGCGGCGGCGCAGGAGCAAATTGCCCGCGAACGCCAGCAAGCGCTTGAAGATATTCGCAGTGAAATTGTCGTATTGTCTCTCGCTGCCGCCACTAAGGTTATCGGTCAGAGCGTTGATGAAAAAGTTAACGCCAGACTGGTGGATGAATTTATTAGTAAGTTGGATGACCAGAAACAAGGTGGATTGCCATGTTAA
- the atpB gene encoding F0F1 ATP synthase subunit A, producing the protein MHPHKIAHFLGMTFHMDTIYMTLLSSAIVLVLAILATRRVAVIPRSRWQLFIEMIVEALLDQVDNNIGPKGRKVAPLIITLFIYLVIANWLGLVPGLTSPTNDINCTLGLAVMIVLTVNYLGVANKGILGHFSHFIKPSIVFLPINIIEEISKPITLSARLFGNIFAGEILIVILGMLVPYVIPTAWLAFSVFVGIVQAMIFTIMSMTYLANALQDNH; encoded by the coding sequence ATGCATCCACACAAAATTGCGCACTTTCTGGGAATGACGTTTCACATGGACACCATTTATATGACACTGCTATCCAGTGCCATCGTACTAGTATTGGCGATATTGGCAACCCGGAGAGTTGCGGTCATTCCTCGCAGCCGTTGGCAGTTGTTTATTGAGATGATTGTCGAAGCGCTTCTGGACCAAGTGGACAATAACATCGGGCCTAAAGGGCGAAAAGTCGCGCCGCTGATTATTACCCTGTTCATTTACCTTGTTATTGCAAACTGGCTTGGCTTGGTTCCCGGCCTGACTTCCCCAACCAACGATATAAACTGTACCTTAGGCTTGGCGGTGATGATTGTCTTAACCGTTAATTACCTGGGTGTCGCAAACAAGGGTATCCTCGGCCACTTTAGCCATTTTATCAAGCCGAGTATCGTATTTTTGCCGATTAACATCATTGAAGAGATTTCCAAGCCGATTACGCTGTCCGCTCGTCTTTTCGGTAATATCTTTGCAGGCGAGATTCTTATCGTCATCCTTGGTATGCTAGTGCCGTATGTTATTCCTACAGCTTGGCTGGCGTTTAGCGTTTTTGTCGGCATTGTACAAGCCATGATCTTTACGATTATGTCGATGACCTATCTAGCCAATGCACTCCAAGACAATCACTAG